GCGACAGAATCACAACTTACGCCCGAAACGTAGAAAGTGCCGGGAAAAATCTTCTCTCAATCATCAACGACATATTAGACTTCTCCAAGATTGAAGCCGGAAAAATGGAGATTGCCGAGGGCGAGTACAAACTAAGCTCAGTCCTTAATGACGTAACAAACATGATTGTGTTCAAAGCAAGACAGAAAGATTTAGCCTTCTCCGTGAATGTTGATGAGGAACTGCCCGATGTCCTTTACGGCGATGAGGTGAGAGTCCGCCAGGTAGTAACAAACGTACTCAACAACGCCGTGAAATATACCCATGAGGGGAGCGTCGGACTCAGCGTTTCAGGCGGGAAGACTTACAGCGAGGACGGCTCAGAGACAATCAATCTTGTGTTCAGGATAACAGATACGGGAATCGGCATAAAGGAAGAGGATCTGCCCAAGCTCTTCAAGAAATTCGAGCGCATTGACCTTGTGCAGAATAATACGGTTGAAGGCACCGGGCTTGGGCTGTCTATCACTCACAACCTGCTTCAGCTCATGAACGGGCGCATAGAAGTCGAAAGCGAATACGGCAAAGGCTCAACGTTCATAATATATCTGCCTCAGCGCATAATCTCCGATGAGCCTATCGGGAACTTCCACGATAAATTTAACCGCTATGTTCACACAATGAGGGCATATCAGGAGTCTTTCAAAGCGTCAGAGGCTCATTTACTCGTTGTTGATGACACTGACATGAATTTGACCGTCATAGAAGGCTTACTCAGCAAGACGGAAATACAGCTTGACACCGCTTCAGGAGGCCATGAGGCATTATCCCTCACACGCGGGAAAAAGTATGACCTGATATTGATGGATCAGCGTATGCCATTGATGGACGGCACTCAGACAATGAAGGCCATACGCGCCCAAGACGGCGGAATGAATCAGGATACGCCGATAATCTGCCTTACCGCTGACGCTGTGAGCGGTGCGAGGAACAAATATCTTGCGGAGGGATTCACCGATTACCTGTCGAAACCTGTGGAAGGGCCGAGTCTTGAAGCCGCCCTGATAAAGTATCTCCCGCCGGAAAAAATCGTATTGCAGGAAGCCTCAGAGTCATTGCAGGACGAACAGCACGAACGCACAGCACTTGAGGATTTTTACGCCCACACCGATGGACTCAGCTACACGGAGGCAATCAGGAACTGCGCTACAGAGGCGATACTCACGAAAACCCTTCAGCAGTTCTGGAACTCAATCAACAACAACCTGCGCGACATTGAGTCATTCTGGAAAAATAACGACATCCACAATTACACGATAAAAGTACATGCCCTGAAAAGCTCGGCGCGTCTCATCGGAGCTATGGAGCTGTCAAAGCAGGCCGCCTATCTTGAGGAATGCGGGAACAATAATGACACTTCAAGCATTGCTGACTTCACGCCGGACTTGCTCGCGAATTACCGGGCGTGCCAGAAGAAATTAGCACCGCTTTACGCAGAGGATGACGACAAAGAAGAGATTTCCCCGGACAGGCTTCACGAGGCTTACGAGGCTATAAGGGAGTTCACCGCCATGTTCGACAGCGACTCGATTGACGGGATAATGGACATGCTGAGGAAGTACAAGATACCCGGCGATGAGTCAGAACGGTTCAACAGAATTGCGACATGTGCGGATTCTGCTGACTGGAGCGGATTAGAGGAAGCATTAAAGGATATATAGAGAGGAGATTGTCATGAAGGGAAAAATATTGTACGTAAGCGACAGGCCGTCAATGGGAGCTGACATGCTGGTGAAGACTCTCGGCGATACGTTCGAGGTTATGCAGGTTCGTTCGTCTGACGATGTGAAGCAGGTGCCGGGAATTGTGCTTGTGAATCTTGCGGGGCTTGAGACTTCTGACAGGGTGCGGAATCTTACGGCGGCAAAAGTCTTCATTCTTGGGACTCAGGCCGAAATTGACGACTCCGGCATTACAGGCGCAGAGGGAATCGCAAAGCCCTTCAACGCCGCGGAGGTCAAAGCCAAATTATTATCGCTCTCAGGGAACGCGGGAGATGTTCAGCGTACATTATTGCTTGTGGATGATGACGCTGTAATGATTCGGACACTGAGAGAGGGACTCAGCGCAGGCTACAAGGTATTGCCGGCAAATTCGGGAGCCAACGCCCTGAAGATTCTTGCGCGGGCAAAACCTGATCTGATATTGCTTGACTACGAAATGCCCGAAATGAACGGCCCGCAGGTATTGGAGGCACTGAGGGGGAATCCTGAGACGGCGAATATTCCGGTGATGTTCCTGACGGCCAAGAATGACGCTGACAGCATCGCAAAAATTGAGGCTATGAACACGCAGGGGCATATGCTGAAGACTCTTCCCCTCCGCGAAATCAGGAGCATGATACATAATTTCTTTGACGGAAAATAATGAAAGTCCCCCCGGAAGCATGGCCGGGGGATTTTTTGCCTGCGGATTTTGTTAAAGCGCAAAGAAAAAGCCCCCCGCGAATTTGGGAGGCTCTGTGATTCTCAGTCGTCCAGCTTGAATTTCAGCACCTCGCCCGTAACAGCGTCAATGTCAATCTTGTACTTCTGCCCGCCTGCGATTGCTTCCATTGTCCATACCGGCTTGAAGTCCTGCCTTGTAGTGTAGTAGTCGTCTTCGTCTTCAAGCTCGATTTCCTTGAAGGTTACTCCGGGTTTGCCGATGCGCTCTGTTGCTATTCTCTGAACTTCCTTCAGCGTGATCAGCTTCATGTTCCTTTTTGCGGCTTCCTCGCGTACGTATGTTTCCTCCTCATAGCTCTGAGCAAAAGCTGCCCCCGACACCGCAAGAACCATCAGCATTAATGCGCACAGAAACTTCTTCATGTTTATACGCCTCCGATTTTATATTAATGCCCGCGATTTCTCACAGGTCATTTACCGCAAACTTTTTTGATGACGAACGGCAATAACGCCGCAACAAATATCATCATCAGGAAATCATGAACAAAATATCCGCCCTATTCTATAATGAAAGGTGCAAGGAATTTCGCGCTGTATTTTTCCATCGAATGTATGAACGTGTACATTCCGTAACCGACAGCCGCAAGAATTACCCCCTTCACACCCAGCCCCGCCGGAGTGAACCTGATATATTTTCTCTCGATGAGCCGCCCTGCAATCACTCCCGCAAGACTCCCGCCGTAAAAATATATGTTCTTAATCTTCTTTGACGCATTCGCTAATAGTTTTCCGTCAAGCCCGTAATCTTTAGGGTATGACTTCAGACTCACATACGCAACGCACGTGATTACCGCAAAGATTCCGAGAAGCGCAAACATATTCTCATGCTCAGGGTGAGACATCATCACATTCACCGCGTAAAGAATAATCACGCTCAGAATCAGCCCGGCAATGACATCCTGCGGAGTATGCGCTCCCAGATAATTACGCGAGAACATCACCGCGAAAATCATCACAGGACATAACAGCCGCGTGAGAAATAAATTTAGGCGGGAAGGGTACATATATTTTTCACGCGACAACGCCGCAAGACCTCCCAATATCGGAGCCGCCGTCATAGTATGCCCGCTCGGAAATGAATACCCTGATGGCCTGTGCCCGTAGGGTATGAGCCTCGCGTATCACAGATAAACGGTCGGTAAACGCAGAATGTCATCTTGATTACGTTCGCAAGAAACTGGCTGATGCTCGTTGACAAAAGAAGGAACATTCCTCCGCGCTTGCTCATACACTAGTACACAATGAAGGGAACTATCAGCAAGACCCCTTCCGCGAAATCATCCGATACCCATACCATGAACGGAGTCAGAATTTCCCCGCAAGAGTCCGGAGATTCTGAAGCCACAACAAATATTTGATGTCCATTACTTTTTGCCTGCCGTCATCTTAATCACGCACGGCCAAATTGCCACAGTCCACAGCATGAAAACGACTCCCATTACGAAACGCCCGCCCTTTACGCCGAACATTGAGCCGAGAAAATCATAAAGAAACCTGTAATCCCCGGCGAATGTCCACGCGATAAAGTAAACAGGAATAAGCCCGATCACCGCGAGGATTATTCCCCTGACGTTAAAACCTGTTACGCTGAAGCCGATATATTTTCGCTCAACGAAACGCCCGGCAATGAAGCCCGCCATGAGTCCGACAGCGTAGAAAGTATCAAGCATCATTCTGTCAGGGTCAACGAGTAATTTACCGTCAGGCGTGTAATCCATCGGGTAAGGCTTGAAGAGCGTGTATATCACTCCGAGAACGCAGAGAATCAACCCGGCCATGAGGAAAGAATTTTCACGCTCAGGACGCTTCATGATTAATGACGAAAGCCACACAGCGAATAGCCCGGCAAGTATCCCGAAAATTACATCCTGCGGAGTATGGACTCCCAGATACATCCGCGAGAACGCCACAAGAATTATCACGATTCCGCAGAGCCACGCAAAGAGCTGCGATTTCTTTCGCGTAAGGACAATCAGCCCGCCTAATATCGGTGAAGCCCACATTATATGGCCGCTGGGAAATGAATAACCCGATGGCTTATGACCCGCAGGAATTATCCGGGGATCTCTGATGTTGGGACGGTAAGCGCACGCCGTAACCTTCATTATTCCGTTGAGAAATCTGCTGAGGCATACGGACATTATCATGAAGAGTCCAGCCTTCTTGCTTATGCACCAGTACACAGCGAACGGCACGAACAAAAGCCACGTTATAGCCGCGTGTGAGAGCCAGTTTATGAACGGTGTTATGTCGCCGACTGATTCGCGGAAATCCTGAAGCCAGAGCAGAATCTCAATGTCCATTTACTTCCTGCCCTGTATCAGCTTAATCACGCAAGGCCATACGAATATCGCCCAGAACATAGTCAGGAATCCGATTACCATATATGCCCATCTCTTTGTGAGAATGTCGACAAGCGGATTCATGATAAATGTGTAAGTCTTCACGAAATTAAACACAAGGCAGTAATACGGAATGAAGCCGATAACAGCAAGAATTATCCCCTTCACGCCCAGCCCGGTCGCCTCAAATTTCACGTACTCGCGCTCAAAATAACGCCCGATAATCAGAGCCAGCATCATGCCGATTCCGTGAAAAGGATCGTTCATCATCGCTACAGGGTCAACAAGCAACGAGCCGTCAGCTTTGTAGTCCACAGGGTAAGGCTTGTACATGATATACAGCAGGTTAGCCGCGCAAAGCACGAGGCCGATAACAAGAATAATATTCTCTTTGTCGGGATGGGCTAAAATTCTTGACGCAAGCCACGCCGAGAAGAGGCCCAATGTTACGCCGACAACGACATCCTGCGGGGTATGGACTCCGAGATAGTTGCGCGAAAATGCCGTGAGCAGTAACAGAATCACGCACAGACATGCGAACCACGGAGCGCGCTTCCTCGTGAGTGCCGTCAGTCCTCCGTAGATAGGTGAACTCCACATAGTATGCCCGCTCGGAAACGAGTATCCGCCCGCCGTCTTTATCGCGTCGCCTGCCGGGATTATTCTTGCGTCCCGAATCCACGGACGATAGGCGCAGGCCGTCATTTTCACAAATCCGTTGAAGAACCAGCTTATTCCCATTGAGGCGAGAAGGAAGAGTCCGTTTCTCTTGCTGATTGTCCAGTACACAAGAACGGGAATAAATATCAGCCACGTCAGCGCAAAGAACGATAATTCCTCAAAGAACACACTGATGATTTTGCTGTCTAATGCGGCCTCGATTCCGTTCCGCAAGTCCTGTACCCAAAGCAAATATGCCATATCCATTTTGTTGCTTGATTGCCTCCTGTTAATTTAGGATTTCGGGAATCTACCAGAAATTTTTTTATCCGCAATCCGCAATATCAATAATTTTTCGCAAGTGCCGTCAAATTTTCGTGAATGACATCACGCCCCTATTGTTTTTGATTCTCAGCGGTGAAATAATTTTCTCACGCTAAGGAGGGTTGCTAATGCTTCAGGATTCTGCTTACAATATCGCGGTTGTTGACGACAGACGCAGGGACAGCGTATTTTTACAGCGCGGCATTCACAGATGGCTCGCCGAAAATCACGCAGGGCATCACAACGTTTCATGCTTCAATGACGGCTATTCGCTCCTGAAAGTTTTTGAGCCGGAGAAATTTCACATCATCTTCATGGACATCATCATGGGAAATTTCAGCGGAATTGATACCGCCAAAAGACTCCGGGATTCCGACAGCAAAACCCTTCTTGTGTTCACGACATACTCGGATGAGTTTGCGTTTGACGCTTTCCCCCTTCACGCATTTGATTACGTCATAAAGCCCTTCACGCAGGAGAGAGTCGGCCATGTCATGAGCGAGGCGGTGAAAGTGCTTGAGACCCCGGAACCTTCATTCACGGCCAGAGTCGCGAGAAGCACATACAATGTACCGTTCCGCAAAATTTCAGCGGCCATTGCCCACGATCATTTTGTCGAAATCGTTATGTCTGACGGAAATTCTATGCTCTGCTCGATGAAGTTCGGCGAGGTCTCAGACATTCTCATGAAGGACGCTAGATTTCTCGCCTGCATACGCGGAGTCATAATCAACATGGACTGCGTTTCGTCATTGTCGCGGGACAAGTCATCAGTCATCATGAATGACGGAAGCTCGTACCCGGTAAAGACGCGGGGAAGGCCGGAAATCATACGGGCATTCACGCAGTACCAGATCTCACGAATGAAGCGGGGGCTGTGATTCATGACTCTGAGATACGCCCTCGAACTGTCGCTGTTAATCCCCGCCGTGATATTCGCGGTTCTCCCTGTCGCTGACTCTGTGCGCGTGAGGCATTATGCGTTAGTCCCGTGCGCTTTCGTTATGGCCGGGGTGATTATGGCCGGGGCATTTCTTGCGAGTTTCGGAGCGTCTCA
This region of Synergistaceae bacterium genomic DNA includes:
- a CDS encoding response regulator, coding for MCRPQNHEQRNFIDTIKQLGNSAILIRCGKGGKSEAVYISPEYIAMMEDDPAGADRFNESGDFSPIIYPEDRPLVDYMLKNHEAPDKSQRIQIRKITAKNNIIWCSAHYAFLTVGGEDYVYITFSDITLFKNYEEKIRTSYDSIGQNFYHQDKFTLGMFRADITLDTLEEVRGRDLFSTDQEQQSFSGMLKARSKHYINFMERKKLMDTFSPNSLLDSYVKGKIGIRQVLLSRRENGGICYIEFSAVMTRNPLNGHVAAFITERECNNSKVYQTIVDKILARQFEMIAYMAVGRYHITVSDGQKEGSILPKSEHETFNAYIHDEILPILHGTDEQINEMTRALAPDSIAFGTQKNSLYEVNIVCDIDGRIFYKQFNFYAVNPGFYIILVSDTTRLHKEQQERSEQLEEALDLANAAMQQARRANSAKSEFLANMSHEIRTPINAVLGMNEMIIRESTSDRITTYARNVESAGKNLLSIINDILDFSKIEAGKMEIAEGEYKLSSVLNDVTNMIVFKARQKDLAFSVNVDEELPDVLYGDEVRVRQVVTNVLNNAVKYTHEGSVGLSVSGGKTYSEDGSETINLVFRITDTGIGIKEEDLPKLFKKFERIDLVQNNTVEGTGLGLSITHNLLQLMNGRIEVESEYGKGSTFIIYLPQRIISDEPIGNFHDKFNRYVHTMRAYQESFKASEAHLLVVDDTDMNLTVIEGLLSKTEIQLDTASGGHEALSLTRGKKYDLILMDQRMPLMDGTQTMKAIRAQDGGMNQDTPIICLTADAVSGARNKYLAEGFTDYLSKPVEGPSLEAALIKYLPPEKIVLQEASESLQDEQHERTALEDFYAHTDGLSYTEAIRNCATEAILTKTLQQFWNSINNNLRDIESFWKNNDIHNYTIKVHALKSSARLIGAMELSKQAAYLEECGNNNDTSSIADFTPDLLANYRACQKKLAPLYAEDDDKEEISPDRLHEAYEAIREFTAMFDSDSIDGIMDMLRKYKIPGDESERFNRIATCADSADWSGLEEALKDI
- a CDS encoding response regulator: MKGKILYVSDRPSMGADMLVKTLGDTFEVMQVRSSDDVKQVPGIVLVNLAGLETSDRVRNLTAAKVFILGTQAEIDDSGITGAEGIAKPFNAAEVKAKLLSLSGNAGDVQRTLLLVDDDAVMIRTLREGLSAGYKVLPANSGANALKILARAKPDLILLDYEMPEMNGPQVLEALRGNPETANIPVMFLTAKNDADSIAKIEAMNTQGHMLKTLPLREIRSMIHNFFDGK
- a CDS encoding PepSY domain-containing protein, producing the protein MKKFLCALMLMVLAVSGAAFAQSYEEETYVREEAAKRNMKLITLKEVQRIATERIGKPGVTFKEIELEDEDDYYTTRQDFKPVWTMEAIAGGQKYKIDIDAVTGEVLKFKLDD
- a CDS encoding phosphatase PAP2 family protein — translated: MTAAPILGGLAALSREKYMYPSRLNLFLTRLLCPVMIFAVMFSRNYLGAHTPQDVIAGLILSVIILYAVNVMMSHPEHENMFALLGIFAVITCVAYVSLKSYPKDYGLDGKLLANASKKIKNIYFYGGSLAGVIAGRLIERKYIRFTPAGLGVKGVILAAVGYGMYTFIHSMEKYSAKFLAPFIIE
- a CDS encoding phosphatase PAP2 family protein — encoded protein: MDIEILLWLQDFRESVGDITPFINWLSHAAITWLLFVPFAVYWCISKKAGLFMIMSVCLSRFLNGIMKVTACAYRPNIRDPRIIPAGHKPSGYSFPSGHIMWASPILGGLIVLTRKKSQLFAWLCGIVIILVAFSRMYLGVHTPQDVIFGILAGLFAVWLSSLIMKRPERENSFLMAGLILCVLGVIYTLFKPYPMDYTPDGKLLVDPDRMMLDTFYAVGLMAGFIAGRFVERKYIGFSVTGFNVRGIILAVIGLIPVYFIAWTFAGDYRFLYDFLGSMFGVKGGRFVMGVVFMLWTVAIWPCVIKMTAGKK
- a CDS encoding phosphatase PAP2 family protein, with the translated sequence MAYLLWVQDLRNGIEAALDSKIISVFFEELSFFALTWLIFIPVLVYWTISKRNGLFLLASMGISWFFNGFVKMTACAYRPWIRDARIIPAGDAIKTAGGYSFPSGHTMWSSPIYGGLTALTRKRAPWFACLCVILLLLTAFSRNYLGVHTPQDVVVGVTLGLFSAWLASRILAHPDKENIILVIGLVLCAANLLYIMYKPYPVDYKADGSLLVDPVAMMNDPFHGIGMMLALIIGRYFEREYVKFEATGLGVKGIILAVIGFIPYYCLVFNFVKTYTFIMNPLVDILTKRWAYMVIGFLTMFWAIFVWPCVIKLIQGRK
- a CDS encoding response regulator transcription factor, whose protein sequence is MLQDSAYNIAVVDDRRRDSVFLQRGIHRWLAENHAGHHNVSCFNDGYSLLKVFEPEKFHIIFMDIIMGNFSGIDTAKRLRDSDSKTLLVFTTYSDEFAFDAFPLHAFDYVIKPFTQERVGHVMSEAVKVLETPEPSFTARVARSTYNVPFRKISAAIAHDHFVEIVMSDGNSMLCSMKFGEVSDILMKDARFLACIRGVIINMDCVSSLSRDKSSVIMNDGSSYPVKTRGRPEIIRAFTQYQISRMKRGL